Proteins from a genomic interval of Diprion similis isolate iyDipSimi1 chromosome 10, iyDipSimi1.1, whole genome shotgun sequence:
- the LOC124411771 gene encoding syntaxin-binding protein 5 isoform X3, translating into MKKFTFKGVLDGFRSTVSQQVKPEQEIIETLRPDHFNVKKTFRHGFPFQPTAIAFDPIQRLLAIGTKTGSLRILGRPGVDVHVKHDGDSAVLQMQFLINEGALVSATADDTLHLWNFRQKIPQVVQSLKFQRERITFIHLPLQSKWLYVGTERGNIHVLHIETFVLSGYVINWNKAIEVSRKTHPGAVIHLSDNPLDLSKMLIGYESGQIVLWDLRLKSPDYRCQTTEPLKSISWHHDGKQFMCSHTDGSLSTWALRQLKPINVTHPHAKTTKDGLPEACKPIQKVEWKISRSGEAYVIFSGGLAYDTTGRTPSITVIQGKTTTVLEMEHNVVDFVTLCESPWTSDFQDPYAVVVLLHNDLVVIDLHSAGFPCFENPYPMDIHESPVTCCAYFADCPSDLIPAFYSVGSKTQKRTGFSESDWPISGGEWSPTSSSYNEIVLTGHADGSIKFWDASAGTLQVLYKLKTGKVFEKAKARSSDSDEDPLAVQLIFLCPESRKLAIVGSSRYVILFQFKKTEDQSEIVTLEIPSAHDVPAETECSPDYEYPPRGSLATEGGEEPQNPSFEYSFPLKVKTGPQRRAPGFQPTMVCLSPWINGEQPGNINALSLNSSYGLMAYGTETGLVIVDIIQKALLLIVTTQDLYASMDSSQRSLRSPKRYDERRDNEDKARSPSVDQIHYVQSDPVVGSESVVASADASSNISAVGKSCSSSSSSRGTGVDSVSDNDAEDQSGSDQGAASGDAQGVSGRKKNSWKGFNLKRQLSKVDLKLKTTFTGASQCSASSQAPQPHTIYQKRPSVGVCQAGSEAGGTASPPTEVETVSVFASCPPRHEVFEEIPESGEPAEGAGNEGESAACATSPADGNSAGREGNLAVSTAQEALERPDELPLFDNEGKPIRPRRDLSKKSWPHRRENRLLSVPHSKYQRNDGTHSDMKSREDGGPSFAGNLMRRFSRSDKLDSSFTQSRSSSMSSLENITETINCLVFADSYTKKNEANAFPTLWIGTSQGSVLTVVFSAPSCGEQRHAQPIHVVTYSGSMFKLKGSMLTISFLDCNGALIPYSYESWREEHSDSKDRNKTPTKSTSTGISPTLNVQVSGEGFGDRQFVVLTSEKQARVVALPSQTCMYKQQLADTDFVIKAEITSLKDSVCLVCYVSSGHIATYSLPSLRLLIDVDFLPLVDLRIARTFCFSNKGHGLYLTSPTEIQKFTVCNEFWADLTEMMGEIFICQEMPEPPKESFLRGLFGGGSRSLDREELFGESSGRASRTVAKHIPGPCTNNNGLREKANSAMGDVSHAHQMVVERGDKLSQLEDRTARMMSEAETFSQSAHGIMLKYKDKKWYQL; encoded by the exons atgaaaaaattcactttcaaAGGTGTTCTTGACGGGTTTCGTTCAACGGTTAGTCAACAGGTGAAACCAGAGCAAGAAATCATCGAGACACTCCGCCCCGATCATTTCAACGTAAAAAAG ACCTTCCGGCACGGATTTCCGTTCCAGCCGACCGCCATAGCGTTTGATCCTATTCAGCGATTGTTGGCGATTGGTACGAAGACAGGCTCTCTACGAAT TTTGGGAAGACCTGGCGTTGACGTACACGTTAAACATGATGGGGATTCCGCTGTTCTTCAAATGCAATTTCTCATCAACGAAGGTGCTCTTGTTTCGGCCACTGCCGACGATACCTTACATCTGTGGAACTTTCGCCAAAAAATACCACAGGTTGTCCAAAGTCTTAAATTCCAGCGGGAAAG AATAACGTTTATACACCTACCACTGCAAAGTAAATGGCTGTACGTTGGTACAGAACGAGGAAATATCCATGTGCTTCACATCGAGACATTTGTTTTGTCCGGTTATGTTATCAATTGGAATAAAGCTATCGAAGT ATCGAGGAAGACCCATCCAGGTGCTGTAATTCATCTCAGTGACAATCCACTGGATCTCAGTAAG ATGCTCATAGGCTACGAGTCTGGGCAAATAGTGTTGTGGGATTTGCGGCTTAAGAGTCCAGATTATCGATGCCAAACAACGGAGCctttaaaatcaatatcgTGGCACCACGATGGCAAGCAATTTATGTGCAGCCACACTGATGGCTCCCTCTCGACTTGGGCATTGCGCCAGTTGAAACCGATAAACGTAACGCACCCCCATG CTAAAACTACCAAAGATGGGCTTCCTGAAGCTTGTAAACCGATACAGAAAGTGGAATGGAAGATATCAAGATCTGG GGAAGCTTACGTTATATTCTCCGGAGGACTAGCGTACGACACAACAGGTCGAACGCCGAGTATTACTGTCATTCAAGGCAAGACCACGACGGTATTAGAAATGGAACATAATGTCGTGGATTTCGTAACATTGTGCGAAAGTCCTTGGACCAGCG ATTTTCAGGATCCTTACGCAGTCGTCGTTCTCCTCCACAATGATCTAGTCGTAATAGATCTCCATTCGGCCGGATTCCCATGCTTTGAGAATCCTTATCCGATGGATATCCATGAATCTCCAGTAACCTGTTGCGCCTACTTTGCCGACTGCCCTTCAGACCTCATTCCAGCGTTTTATTCCGTCGGCTCTAAAACCCAAAAGCGCACCGGGTTCAGCGAGAGCGATTGGCCAATATCGGGAGGAGAATGGAGCCCGACTTCGAGCAGTTATAACGAGATTGTTTTGACCGG GCATGCAGACGGTAGTATAAAATTTTGGGATGCTTCCGCTGGCACGCTTCAAGTTCTCTACAAATTGAAGACGGGAAAGGTCTTTGAAAAAGCAAAAGCTCGGAGCTCAGATTCTGATGAAGATCCTCTCGCTGTACAGCTGATATTTCTCTGTCCGGAAAGCCGCAAATTAGCGATCGTCGGATCGAGCCGATACGTTATCTTGTTTCAGTTCAAGAAAACCGAAGATCAGTCCGAAATTGTT ACTTTGGAGATTCCCAGTGCTCACGACGTACCTGCGGAAACGGAATGTTCTCCGGATTACGAATATCCGCCGAGAGGCAGTCTGGCTACCGAAGGCGGGGAAGAACCGCAAAATCCATCGTTTGAATACAGTTTTCCACTAAAAGTAAAGACCGGACCGCAGAGAAGAGCTCCTGGATTTCAACCGACCATGGTGTGTCTTTCTCCATGGATTAATGGAGAACAGCCTGGAAATATCAACGCTTTGAGTCTCAACTCTTCGTACGGCTT AATGGCCTATGGTACAGAAACTGGTTTAGTTATCGTGGACATAATACAAAAAGCTCTGCTTTTAATCGTCACGACGCAGGATTTGTACGCAAGCATGGATTCCTCTCAGCGTTCGTTGAGGAGTCCCAAACGATACGACGAGCGGCGTGACAACGAGGACAAAGCCCGAAGTCCCAGTGTTGACCAG ATTCACTACGTTCAAAGCGACCCAGTTGTTGGCTCGGAGTCCGTCGTAGCATCCGCAGATGCCTCGTCGAATATCTCCGCAGTCGGGAAGTCCTGCTCCTCGTCATCGTCGAGTCGTGGAACAGGGGTGGATTCCGTCAGCGACAACGACGCCGAAGATCAATCTGGAAGCGATCAGGGAGCGGCGTCTGGGGACGCGCAAGGCGTGTCGGGAAGGAAAAAGAATTCTTGGAAAGGTTTTAACCTTAAAAGACAGCTGAGCAAAGTTGACCTCAAGCTTAAAACTACCTTTACAGGGGCCTCGCAGTGCTCTGCGAGTTCTCAAGCGCCCCAACCTCATACTATTTACCAAAAACGCCCATCCGTGGGAGTTTGCCAAGCCGGAAGCGAGGCAGGCGGCACAGCATCGCCACCGACTGAGGTCGAGACGGTATCCGTATTTGCGTCTTGTCCTCCACGTCACGAGGTCTTCGAAGAGATACCAGAGAGTGGAGAACCTGCGGAAGGTGCGGGTAACGAGGGTGAAAGTGCTGCTTGTGCAACTTCACCGGCTGATGGAAATTCTGCGGGGCGAGAGGGTAACTTGGCCGTATCGACAGCACAAGAAGCCCTCGAGAGACCCGACGAACTTCCCCTCTTTGATAACGAGGGTAAACCGATACGACCTAGACGTGACTTGTCGAAGAAATCGTGGCCGCACAGAAGAGAGAACAGACTTTTGTCGGTACCGCATTCAAAATATCAGAGGAATGACGGGACTCATTCAGATATGAAATCTAGGGAAGACGGGGGACCCTCGTTCGCTGGGAATTTGATGAGAAGATTCA GCCGGTCAGATAAACTGGACAGTTCCTTCACTCAATCACGAAGTTCGAGCATGTCGTCGTTGGAAAATATAACGGAAACTATAAATTGCCTGGTATTCGCAGATTCCTACACAAAGAAGAATG AAGCCAACGCCTTTCCTACCTTGTGGATTGGCACTTCCCAGGGCTCCGTACTTACAGTTGTGTTCAGCGCCCCGAGCTGCGGCGAACAGAGACACGCACAGCCGATACACGTTGTCACCTACA GTGGTTCGATGTTCAAACTGAAAGGCTCCATGCTCACCATATCATTTCTCGATTGCAACGGCGCCCTGATTCCCTACTCTTACGAATCGTGGAGAGAAGAACACTCGGACAGCAAGGATCGTAACA AAACTCCAACAAAATCCACAAGTACCGGTATATCTCCAACTTTAAATGTTCAAGTATCGGGTGAGGGATTTGGTGATAGACAATTCGTTGTATTAACATCAGAAAAGCAAGCCAGAGTCGTCGCTCTTCCGTCACAGACCTGTATGTACAAACAGCAGCTCGCTGACACAGATTTTGTAATAAAGGCTGAAATAACTTCCTTAAAAG ATAGCGTATGTTTAGTGTGCTACGTTTCTAGCGGACACATTGCGACTTATAGCCTGCCGAGTCTAAGGTTACTAATAGACGTTGACTTTCTGCCGTTGGTAGATCTCAG AATCGCCAGAACGTTTTGCTTTAGCAACAAAGGCCACGGTTTGTACCTCACGTCACCCACAGAGATACAAAAGTTTACAGTCTGTAACGAGTTTTG ggCTGACTTGACGGAAATGATGGGAGAGATATTCATATGTCAAGAGATGCCGGAACCACCGAAAGAGAGCTTTTTACGAGGCTTGTTTGGCGGTGGTTCGAGAAGCCTGGACAGAGAAGAACTtt tcggAGAATCGAGTGGCAGAGCTTCTCGCACGGTGGCTAAGCATATCCCGGGACCATGTACCAACAACAATGGTCTTAGAGAGAAGGCAAACAGTGCGATGGGGGATGTCAGTCACGCGCATCAGATGGTCGTCGAGCGAGGTGACAAGCTGTCGCAACTTGAGGACAGAACAGCACGCATGATGTCCGAGGCTGAGACATTCTCCCAGTCGGCGCACGGTATAATGCTTAAATATAAAGACAAAAAGTGGTATCAGCTATGA
- the LOC124411771 gene encoding syntaxin-binding protein 5 isoform X2, producing the protein MKKFTFKGVLDGFRSTVSQQVKPEQEIIETLRPDHFNVKKTFRHGFPFQPTAIAFDPIQRLLAIGTKTGSLRILGRPGVDVHVKHDGDSAVLQMQFLINEGALVSATADDTLHLWNFRQKIPQVVQSLKFQRERITFIHLPLQSKWLYVGTERGNIHVLHIETFVLSGYVINWNKAIEVSRKTHPGAVIHLSDNPLDLSKMLIGYESGQIVLWDLRLKSPDYRCQTTEPLKSISWHHDGKQFMCSHTDGSLSTWALRQLKPINVTHPHAKTTKDGLPEACKPIQKVEWKISRSGEAYVIFSGGLAYDTTGRTPSITVIQGKTTTVLEMEHNVVDFVTLCESPWTSDFQDPYAVVVLLHNDLVVIDLHSAGFPCFENPYPMDIHESPVTCCAYFADCPSDLIPAFYSVGSKTQKRTGFSESDWPISGGEWSPTSSSYNEIVLTGHADGSIKFWDASAGTLQVLYKLKTGKVFEKAKARSSDSDEDPLAVQLIFLCPESRKLAIVGSSRYVILFQFKKTEDQSEIVTLEIPSAHDVPAETECSPDYEYPPRGSLATEGGEEPQNPSFEYSFPLKVKTGPQRRAPGFQPTMVCLSPWINGEQPGNINALSLNSSYGLMAYGTETGLVIVDIIQKALLLIVTTQDLYASMDSSQRSLRSPKRYDERRDNEDKARSPSVDQIHYVQSDPVVGSESVVASADASSNISAVGKSCSSSSSSRGTGVDSVSDNDAEDQSGSDQGAASGDAQGVSGRKKNSWKGFNLKRQLSKVDLKLKTTFTGASQCSASSQAPQPHTIYQKRPSVGVCQAGSEAGGTASPPTEVETVSVFASCPPRHEVFEEIPESGEPAEGAGNEGESAACATSPADGNSAGREGNLAVSTAQEALERPDELPLFDNEGKPIRPRRDLSKKSWPHRRENRLLSVPHSKYQRNDGTHSDMKSREDGGPSFAGNLMRRFNKLDSSFTQSRSSSMSSLENITETINCLVFADSYTKKNEANAFPTLWIGTSQGSVLTVVFSAPSCGEQRHAQPIHVVTYSGSMFKLKGSMLTISFLDCNGALIPYSYESWREEHSDSKDRNKTPTKSTSTGISPTLNVQVSGEGFGDRQFVVLTSEKQARVVALPSQTCMYKQQLADTDFVIKAEITSLKDSVCLVCYVSSGHIATYSLPSLRLLIDVDFLPLVDLSFQTTKRGIEDPMLSIWGQQLFVNEDTDLIARTFCFSNKGHGLYLTSPTEIQKFTVCNEFWADLTEMMGEIFICQEMPEPPKESFLRGLFGGGSRSLDREELFGESSGRASRTVAKHIPGPCTNNNGLREKANSAMGDVSHAHQMVVERGDKLSQLEDRTARMMSEAETFSQSAHGIMLKYKDKKWYQL; encoded by the exons atgaaaaaattcactttcaaAGGTGTTCTTGACGGGTTTCGTTCAACGGTTAGTCAACAGGTGAAACCAGAGCAAGAAATCATCGAGACACTCCGCCCCGATCATTTCAACGTAAAAAAG ACCTTCCGGCACGGATTTCCGTTCCAGCCGACCGCCATAGCGTTTGATCCTATTCAGCGATTGTTGGCGATTGGTACGAAGACAGGCTCTCTACGAAT TTTGGGAAGACCTGGCGTTGACGTACACGTTAAACATGATGGGGATTCCGCTGTTCTTCAAATGCAATTTCTCATCAACGAAGGTGCTCTTGTTTCGGCCACTGCCGACGATACCTTACATCTGTGGAACTTTCGCCAAAAAATACCACAGGTTGTCCAAAGTCTTAAATTCCAGCGGGAAAG AATAACGTTTATACACCTACCACTGCAAAGTAAATGGCTGTACGTTGGTACAGAACGAGGAAATATCCATGTGCTTCACATCGAGACATTTGTTTTGTCCGGTTATGTTATCAATTGGAATAAAGCTATCGAAGT ATCGAGGAAGACCCATCCAGGTGCTGTAATTCATCTCAGTGACAATCCACTGGATCTCAGTAAG ATGCTCATAGGCTACGAGTCTGGGCAAATAGTGTTGTGGGATTTGCGGCTTAAGAGTCCAGATTATCGATGCCAAACAACGGAGCctttaaaatcaatatcgTGGCACCACGATGGCAAGCAATTTATGTGCAGCCACACTGATGGCTCCCTCTCGACTTGGGCATTGCGCCAGTTGAAACCGATAAACGTAACGCACCCCCATG CTAAAACTACCAAAGATGGGCTTCCTGAAGCTTGTAAACCGATACAGAAAGTGGAATGGAAGATATCAAGATCTGG GGAAGCTTACGTTATATTCTCCGGAGGACTAGCGTACGACACAACAGGTCGAACGCCGAGTATTACTGTCATTCAAGGCAAGACCACGACGGTATTAGAAATGGAACATAATGTCGTGGATTTCGTAACATTGTGCGAAAGTCCTTGGACCAGCG ATTTTCAGGATCCTTACGCAGTCGTCGTTCTCCTCCACAATGATCTAGTCGTAATAGATCTCCATTCGGCCGGATTCCCATGCTTTGAGAATCCTTATCCGATGGATATCCATGAATCTCCAGTAACCTGTTGCGCCTACTTTGCCGACTGCCCTTCAGACCTCATTCCAGCGTTTTATTCCGTCGGCTCTAAAACCCAAAAGCGCACCGGGTTCAGCGAGAGCGATTGGCCAATATCGGGAGGAGAATGGAGCCCGACTTCGAGCAGTTATAACGAGATTGTTTTGACCGG GCATGCAGACGGTAGTATAAAATTTTGGGATGCTTCCGCTGGCACGCTTCAAGTTCTCTACAAATTGAAGACGGGAAAGGTCTTTGAAAAAGCAAAAGCTCGGAGCTCAGATTCTGATGAAGATCCTCTCGCTGTACAGCTGATATTTCTCTGTCCGGAAAGCCGCAAATTAGCGATCGTCGGATCGAGCCGATACGTTATCTTGTTTCAGTTCAAGAAAACCGAAGATCAGTCCGAAATTGTT ACTTTGGAGATTCCCAGTGCTCACGACGTACCTGCGGAAACGGAATGTTCTCCGGATTACGAATATCCGCCGAGAGGCAGTCTGGCTACCGAAGGCGGGGAAGAACCGCAAAATCCATCGTTTGAATACAGTTTTCCACTAAAAGTAAAGACCGGACCGCAGAGAAGAGCTCCTGGATTTCAACCGACCATGGTGTGTCTTTCTCCATGGATTAATGGAGAACAGCCTGGAAATATCAACGCTTTGAGTCTCAACTCTTCGTACGGCTT AATGGCCTATGGTACAGAAACTGGTTTAGTTATCGTGGACATAATACAAAAAGCTCTGCTTTTAATCGTCACGACGCAGGATTTGTACGCAAGCATGGATTCCTCTCAGCGTTCGTTGAGGAGTCCCAAACGATACGACGAGCGGCGTGACAACGAGGACAAAGCCCGAAGTCCCAGTGTTGACCAG ATTCACTACGTTCAAAGCGACCCAGTTGTTGGCTCGGAGTCCGTCGTAGCATCCGCAGATGCCTCGTCGAATATCTCCGCAGTCGGGAAGTCCTGCTCCTCGTCATCGTCGAGTCGTGGAACAGGGGTGGATTCCGTCAGCGACAACGACGCCGAAGATCAATCTGGAAGCGATCAGGGAGCGGCGTCTGGGGACGCGCAAGGCGTGTCGGGAAGGAAAAAGAATTCTTGGAAAGGTTTTAACCTTAAAAGACAGCTGAGCAAAGTTGACCTCAAGCTTAAAACTACCTTTACAGGGGCCTCGCAGTGCTCTGCGAGTTCTCAAGCGCCCCAACCTCATACTATTTACCAAAAACGCCCATCCGTGGGAGTTTGCCAAGCCGGAAGCGAGGCAGGCGGCACAGCATCGCCACCGACTGAGGTCGAGACGGTATCCGTATTTGCGTCTTGTCCTCCACGTCACGAGGTCTTCGAAGAGATACCAGAGAGTGGAGAACCTGCGGAAGGTGCGGGTAACGAGGGTGAAAGTGCTGCTTGTGCAACTTCACCGGCTGATGGAAATTCTGCGGGGCGAGAGGGTAACTTGGCCGTATCGACAGCACAAGAAGCCCTCGAGAGACCCGACGAACTTCCCCTCTTTGATAACGAGGGTAAACCGATACGACCTAGACGTGACTTGTCGAAGAAATCGTGGCCGCACAGAAGAGAGAACAGACTTTTGTCGGTACCGCATTCAAAATATCAGAGGAATGACGGGACTCATTCAGATATGAAATCTAGGGAAGACGGGGGACCCTCGTTCGCTGGGAATTTGATGAGAAGATTCA ATAAACTGGACAGTTCCTTCACTCAATCACGAAGTTCGAGCATGTCGTCGTTGGAAAATATAACGGAAACTATAAATTGCCTGGTATTCGCAGATTCCTACACAAAGAAGAATG AAGCCAACGCCTTTCCTACCTTGTGGATTGGCACTTCCCAGGGCTCCGTACTTACAGTTGTGTTCAGCGCCCCGAGCTGCGGCGAACAGAGACACGCACAGCCGATACACGTTGTCACCTACA GTGGTTCGATGTTCAAACTGAAAGGCTCCATGCTCACCATATCATTTCTCGATTGCAACGGCGCCCTGATTCCCTACTCTTACGAATCGTGGAGAGAAGAACACTCGGACAGCAAGGATCGTAACA AAACTCCAACAAAATCCACAAGTACCGGTATATCTCCAACTTTAAATGTTCAAGTATCGGGTGAGGGATTTGGTGATAGACAATTCGTTGTATTAACATCAGAAAAGCAAGCCAGAGTCGTCGCTCTTCCGTCACAGACCTGTATGTACAAACAGCAGCTCGCTGACACAGATTTTGTAATAAAGGCTGAAATAACTTCCTTAAAAG ATAGCGTATGTTTAGTGTGCTACGTTTCTAGCGGACACATTGCGACTTATAGCCTGCCGAGTCTAAGGTTACTAATAGACGTTGACTTTCTGCCGTTGGTAGATCTCAG TTTTCAGACTACAAAACGTGGCATTGAAGATCCCATGTTGTCGATATGGGGACAACAGCTATTTGTCAATGAGGATACCGATCT AATCGCCAGAACGTTTTGCTTTAGCAACAAAGGCCACGGTTTGTACCTCACGTCACCCACAGAGATACAAAAGTTTACAGTCTGTAACGAGTTTTG ggCTGACTTGACGGAAATGATGGGAGAGATATTCATATGTCAAGAGATGCCGGAACCACCGAAAGAGAGCTTTTTACGAGGCTTGTTTGGCGGTGGTTCGAGAAGCCTGGACAGAGAAGAACTtt tcggAGAATCGAGTGGCAGAGCTTCTCGCACGGTGGCTAAGCATATCCCGGGACCATGTACCAACAACAATGGTCTTAGAGAGAAGGCAAACAGTGCGATGGGGGATGTCAGTCACGCGCATCAGATGGTCGTCGAGCGAGGTGACAAGCTGTCGCAACTTGAGGACAGAACAGCACGCATGATGTCCGAGGCTGAGACATTCTCCCAGTCGGCGCACGGTATAATGCTTAAATATAAAGACAAAAAGTGGTATCAGCTATGA